The genomic stretch ACCCCGAACCGCTGCCGCCCGGCCATCCGTTGCTCTCCCTGCCCAACGTGCTGGTCACCCCGCACATCGCCGGTGCACAGGGCAGTGAGGTGCAGCGGCTCGGACGGTACGCGGTGGCGGAGGTCGATCGGTGGGTGACGGGCGAGCCACTGCTCGGCGCGGTCACCCGCGAGGCCCTGTCACACCTGGCCTGAGCGACGCAACTCGCCGCGGTGACGTCGGAAGCGTGGACGTCTGACCATTGATCAGATGTACATGCTCGTACCGGTTCGGGTGGTCGTCGAGTCGGTGAACCTTGCGGACGACCGCAGCGGTGATGTCGTGGTGCGCCGGTTCGAGGCGTAGCGCCACGTCGGCGTCGGCCTCGGTCAGGGTGACGCAGTTCCAGAAGGGGAACCGGCAGTCGGCCCAGCGGACGGTGATGCCTGGCGGGTCCCGCATGGCCGGGAGCGTCATCCCCCTGCCCGAGCCGTCCCAGCCCGATCTGACGTTCGTGCGCGTGACCACCGACGAACAGCTGCGGGCGTACGCCGACTTGAACTCCCGCGCTTACGGATTCCCGCTGGAAGCCGGCCGCGACGGTCTCCTCGGTTCCACGCTGTGGAAGAACGAGGTGCACGCCTACCTGAGGGTGCGGGACGGCGTCCCGGTGACGTGCGCCGCGACGGTGGAGGCCGACCGCCGTCTCTTCGTCGTGCTCGTCGCCACCCCCCCGGAGTGGCAGCGCCGTGGCTACACGGAGGCGGTCACGCGCAAGGCTCACTTCGAGGGCGCCCGGGCCACCGGCCTGACCCGCGCAACCCTGCACGCGACCGCGGCCGGTGCGCCCGTCCATCCCCGCATCGGCTTCCAGCCGGACTCGCCGATGCAGTTCTACGCCCTGAAGGGCTGACCTCCCGGCCGCGCGCGCAGTGGGCTCTAAGTGACGGCGAAGTCGTCGGCGTGGACGTCGGACTGGCCGTACCAGCCGTGGACGTAGACGGTGACGGTTCCGCTGCTGCCGGTGGTGAAGTTGACCGTCAGCTGGTTCCAGCTCGTGTTGTTCGACCACGTGCTGGCGGTGGCGCCGCCGCTGACCCCGATGTAGGCGTAGGGGCCCTGGACCCAACCGGTGAGCGTGTAGCTGTGGCTGGGGGACAGGGTCACGGTCTGGTCGCACTCACCGGTGCCGCTGGAGCTGGGCGTGACCTGGAGGGCGTGGCTGCCGGTGTGGACCGGGGCCGAGACCACCGTGCTGCCGCCCGTGCAGGTCCAGGGGCTCGGACTGCCGGTCTCGAACCCGGCGTTGGTCAGCGAGCCCCCGCCGCCTCCGCCCCCACCGGACGTGACGGTGAGCGTGAAAGTCGCGCTGTGGCTGCCGCCGGCGGCCGTGCCGGTGACGGTGATCGGGTAGGTGCCCGCGGCCACGGACGACCCGACCGTCGCCGTCAGCGTCGAACTGCCGCCGGACGTGATCGAGGCGGGGCTGAAGGAGACGCCGACACCCGAGGGCGCGCCCGAGGCGGAGAGGCTGACGGACTCGGCGCTGCCGGAGGTGACGGCCGAGGAGACCGTCGCGGTGGCGGAGCCGCCCTGCGCGACCGAGGCGGAGCCGGGCGCCAGGGACAGGGAGAAGTCACTGGTCGTGCCTCCGCCCCCGCCCGTGCTGCCCTCATAGGGCACGAACGCGTCCGTGAACGCGAGGCTGTTCTGGCTGATCTCGCTGCAGGTGGGAAGGGAGTTGGCGCTTCCGCTGCACGGCTGGTCCCGGTTGACCGACCAGAACGCCAGCCGCCCGACACCGTTCTGCGCCGCGAAACTCTCCACCGTCTGGGCATCGGCCAGGGTGAAGGTGGAACCGTCGTCGTTCTTGCCGATCATCGGGGTGATCCCGAGGTTGGCGTAGGTGTACGAGGAGTCGACGGACTGCATCTGCGCCAGCGTGGCCCGGGCGGCGTCGACCGCGCCCTGGCCCATCTCGGTGCCGGTGCCCGCGTAGTAGTCCATGGCCATGACGTTGACCACGTCGATCTTGATGCCCGCGTTCTTGGCGGCCTTGAGGATGTTGACGCCGTCGCCCGTCAGACCGGTCGTCAGCACCGGCAGCGTCATGGAGAACTGCAGGCCCGGGTTGGACGCCTTGAGGTCCTTCATCGCCTGCATCTGGCGGGCCGCGGCCGCGGTGTCCGCGACGGCGGCACCCTCGACGTCGAAGTCGAGCTGGGTGACGCCGTAGTCGTTGATGATGGCCTGGTATCCGGCGTCGATGCTGCTCTGGGTGGAACACGTCCAGGCGAGCGGCTCACCGCTCGCGCCGCCGGAGGAGATGATGACGGAGGCGCCCTCGGACTTCGCCTTGGCGATCTCGGGGTCGGTGTAGGAGTCGTTGCCGATGGGGAGCGTGTCGCCCCAGATCTGGTTGCAGCCTTCGCCGAGTACGAAGGCCGCGGTGTAGGCCTTGAGATGGTGT from Streptomyces roseochromogenus subsp. oscitans DS 12.976 encodes the following:
- a CDS encoding carbohydrate binding domain-containing protein codes for the protein MHLARFGASVCALALAATGVAVALAPAGSAATSSVYSVAPYVDMSNSQEGMLDTAVTGHHLKAYTAAFVLGEGCNQIWGDTLPIGNDSYTDPEIAKAKSEGASVIISSGGASGEPLAWTCSTQSSIDAGYQAIINDYGVTQLDFDVEGAAVADTAAAARQMQAMKDLKASNPGLQFSMTLPVLTTGLTGDGVNILKAAKNAGIKIDVVNVMAMDYYAGTGTEMGQGAVDAARATLAQMQSVDSSYTYANLGITPMIGKNDDGSTFTLADAQTVESFAAQNGVGRLAFWSVNRDQPCSGSANSLPTCSEISQNSLAFTDAFVPYEGSTGGGGGTTSDFSLSLAPGSASVAQGGSATATVSSAVTSGSAESVSLSASGAPSGVGVSFSPASITSGGSSTLTATVGSSVAAGTYPITVTGTAAGGSHSATFTLTVTSGGGGGGGGSLTNAGFETGSPSPWTCTGGSTVVSAPVHTGSHALQVTPSSSGTGECDQTVTLSPSHSYTLTGWVQGPYAYIGVSGGATASTWSNNTSWNQLTVNFTTGSSGTVTVYVHGWYGQSDVHADDFAVT